In the Acetobacterium sp. KB-1 genome, ATCGATTGGGATGAGCAAAACAAACACCGAGCTTGGGGACAAGCTGGATGCGGTGGTGAAAAGCATGATCACCGATGGTTCATTGGATGCCTTGACAAAAAAATGGATGGGCAGTGATGAGGCCCAAAAGGTGCTGACACCGGTTACCTTGACCGGCGAAAAGGGTACCTTGGTCGCTGGCGTTCTCGGTGATGATTATCCTTATTCTTATTATAAAGACAATGAGCTGGTGGGTCTGGAAGTCGATCTGGCCAGAATCCTGGCGGCCAAACTGGGAATGAGTTTAGACGTTAAGACGATGGATTTTTCAGCCATTATCCCCAGCATTACCGCGGGCAAGATTGACCTGGCTTTCTACCTGGCCTATACACCGGAACGGGCAGCGTCGATCCGATTCCTGACACCGCTTAAATCAGATCGTGCCGTGGCCCTCGTTAAAAATAAAGTCTCCACCGACAGTACCGCTACTGCGGGTTCATTCTTGACCGGTTTTTTTACCTCGCTTCAGGATAGCTTTAATAAAACATTTGTTGTCGAAGATCGCTATAAGCTGATTTTGCAGGGGTTGTGGACAACCATTGTTATTTCGATGTTGTCACTATTGTTTGGCAGCGTTCTGGGAGCAGTAGTCTGTGCGATGCGCAAGTCCCGGGTAAAGATTGTATCCGGGCTGGCGATTGTTTATATCCGGCTGATACAGGGGGTGCCAATTGTCTTAACCCTGATGATCCTGTATTACATTTTGTTTGCGTCAGTGGATATTGCCCCGATTCTCATCGCTGTGGTGGGTTTCTCGATTAACTTTGCCGCCTATTCGGCCGAGATATTCAGGACTGCCATTGATGCCACCGACAAGGGTCAACTGGAGGCGGCCTACGCGTTGGGATTTACCAGGGTATCCAGCTTTTTTAAGGTCACCTTACCCCAGGCACTGCGTCACATTCTGCCGATTTTTAAGGGCGAATTTATCAGTATGGTAAAAATGACCTCGGTCGTCGGCTATATTGCTATTCAAGATTTGACCAAGATGACAGATATTATCAGGAGCCGAACCTTTGATGCTTTTTTCCCGCTCTTTGTGACCGCTTTTATTTATTTTGTGATCACCTACCTGTTTATTATCGTGCTGGGAAAAATTGAAGTTTCGATTGATCCTAAACGCCGGAAACGGGTGGTCAAAGCGATTATCGATCCGGAAGTGAGTGTAGCGGAGGTGGCAGAATGATAACAATTAATGGTTTGTCCAAAAACTTTGGAGAATTGGCGGTGCTTAAGGGCATCAGCACCGAGATAAAAGAAGGCGAAGTGATTTCGATCATCGGGCCATCAGGCTGCGGCAAGTCAACCTTTTTGCGCTGCATCAATTTGCTGGAAACCCCGACTAGTGGCGAGATCGTCATTGATGGCCAGAACATCCTGGCTAAAAATGCCGATGTCTCAGGACTGCGCCAGAAAATGGGAATGGTGTTTCAGTCTTTCAACCTCTTTTCCCATCTGATGATTATTGAAAACCTGATGCTGGGGCCGGTTAATTTATTAAAAATGCCCCGGCAACAAGCCTATGATGAAGGGCTGGCTTATCTGGAAATGGTCGGGCTGCGGTCAAAAGCCCTGGCCTTCCCTGACGAATTATCCGGTGGCCAGAAACAGCGGGCGGCGATTGCCAGAACTCTGGCGATGAAACCGGAGATTGTTTTGTTTGATGAACCCACATCAGCCCTGGATCCCACGATGGTCAGTGAAGTACTGGGGGTTATCCGTAAACTGGCGTCAAGCGGGATGACGATGATGATCGTAACCCATGAGATGAAGTTTGCCCGCGATGTTTCCAGCCGGGTGTTTTATATGGACGAAAAGGGAATTTACGAAGATGGAACACCAGCAGAAATTTTTGATCATCCCAAGAAGGCCAAGACTCGGGCGTTTATCCGGAAAATTTCATCCTTTGAATATATCGCCGCGGGCAGCGGCTTTGATCTCTATGAACTTAA is a window encoding:
- a CDS encoding ABC transporter permease subunit (The N-terminal region of this protein, as described by TIGR01726, is a three transmembrane segment that identifies a subfamily of ABC transporter permease subunits, which specificities that include histidine, arginine, glutamine, glutamate, L-cystine (sic), the opines (in Agrobacterium) octopine and nopaline, etc.), whose product is MPNRQKLLALMLGFIIVLFGGCSAADEAKIDSTSDLNQAGYIIGVPEGTPPEEVAKEFMPNAEISYFTQFIDGVAALKSGKATAVIYDSSGVDRILLSNPDLVKLPEELGNIEIAAVVRLSDTGLNDQVNAFIKRIHQDGTADEMVTRWIENIGGVMPDIPKPQNPEKKLTIITNGMTEPMNYYENGELTGYDIEFIERFANYANFDYEIITMDYAAMIPALQSGKGDIIISDFFKTDERGQEVLYSDAYVVLHNSVMVRKSMFSGNIEAENSTIATNDELNGKRVGFITGMVHIDNFRPLYDSMEYEFNDFSAMTEALKADRIDAMLTSESKVAEIIEQNPDLLALPPYADNSASIGMSKTNTELGDKLDAVVKSMITDGSLDALTKKWMGSDEAQKVLTPVTLTGEKGTLVAGVLGDDYPYSYYKDNELVGLEVDLARILAAKLGMSLDVKTMDFSAIIPSITAGKIDLAFYLAYTPERAASIRFLTPLKSDRAVALVKNKVSTDSTATAGSFLTGFFTSLQDSFNKTFVVEDRYKLILQGLWTTIVISMLSLLFGSVLGAVVCAMRKSRVKIVSGLAIVYIRLIQGVPIVLTLMILYYILFASVDIAPILIAVVGFSINFAAYSAEIFRTAIDATDKGQLEAAYALGFTRVSSFFKVTLPQALRHILPIFKGEFISMVKMTSVVGYIAIQDLTKMTDIIRSRTFDAFFPLFVTAFIYFVITYLFIIVLGKIEVSIDPKRRKRVVKAIIDPEVSVAEVAE